Sequence from the Gammaproteobacteria bacterium genome:
AAGGACGATATGTTGCAATTAATTTAGGAAAATTATGGGTTGCTTCGCTTTATATGCCTTCTGGCACATCAGGTTTTGAAAGGCAAGCGGTTAAGTTTAAATTTTTAGAACAATATGCGAGCCATTTAGGTTCGTTGCTCACTGCCAAAGCGGAATATATTATTTGTGGTGATTGGAATATTGCACATCAAAAAATTGATTTAAAAAATTGGCGTGGTAATCAAAAGCATTCGGGTTTTTTACCTGAAGAACGGGCTTGGCTCGACACTTTATTTGGTGAAATCGGATTTGTCGATGCGTTTAGGCTAGTCAATGATTTACCTGAGCAATATACCTGGTGGTCAAATCGCGGCCAAGCGTGGGATAAAAATGTCGGTTGGCGGATTGATTATCAAATAATCACACCTGGTTTAAAAGATAAGGTTAGGTCTGCAGCTATTTATAAAGATGAGCGTTTTTCTGATCATGCCCCGCTCCTCATGGACTATGATATTCTTATTTAAGAATTTTTTAAGACTTAAGCACTACAATGGAAGTTATGGGTAGCTTGGGTGAAAATTCTATGCAGAGCAGCAACTTAACAGAAGATTATATTATTGCAAATGGCCCGGAAGGGTTAAAAGAGGTTTTGCAGGCGTTATTTGAGAAAGCGTCTAACGATCCAGATTTTGCAACTGTTGACCATTTTGTTTTGTACGAATTGGGCGATCAACGCTCTCTCATTAAAGTTGATACCGCCAAAGAACCCTACCAGTTTTGGTATAACGATTTGCTAGGACGCCCAGCGACAAAGATTGTCAGGGAAACGATTGCCGATTTTCTTTGGGAGAAATTTGGTGATGGAGAAATATCATTGAAGGATGAGGAAAACGGCCATGTCAAATAGTCATGAAGAAAACATTATGGAAAATAATGTTGGGGTGAAGAAGTCGGCGACAGACATTAAAAAAGAGGAAATGTATTTCCGAAACTTCAATGATTACTTTAAAACAAAGTTAGAGCTCGCGATTCAAGACACCCTTCAAAATACCGTTCGTCCTTCCCCACTGGTCACGCCGGAAGAAGCTAAAGAGCAAATTCAAAGATGGCAACAAGCTAAAGTTTTAGCTGCTCAACGGCCTGCTACTGTTTCTATTGCCAGTTCAAGACATGGCTTATTTGCAGCGCCCAGTAAAGAAACACCTGAGATTGAGCCTAATACGCCAAGCAATGCGAAAGATCAACGCCCGAATAGATCCTAAGATTAATAGCCTGAGTAGAGCACAATCCGCTTTGCCCAGGCTATTTGCATTTAAACCTTTCTTGCATTTTCTTTTTGTATTTGTACTAAAGATTGAATACCATCACCGGCAAGATTCAATAATTGATCTAATTCTTTTCGCGTAAAAGTATTTTTCTCAGCTGTGCCTTGAATTTCAATGATCCCTTGATGCTCTGTCATCACAACATTCATGTCAGTTTCGGCATTTGAATCTTCTGCATAATCCAAATCTAAAACTAATTCACCTTGATAAATGCCTGCAGAGATCGCTGCGACAAATTGTTTAAAGGGGGATGCAACTAAATTTTTTTCCTGGACTAAGACAAGGAGTGCATCATAAAGTGCTACGCAACCGCCTGTAATTGCTGCGGTACGGGTTCCACCATCTGCTTGGATGACGTCGCAATCGATAGCAATGGTATGTTCACCCATTGCTTGTAAATTCACTGCAGCGCGTAGCGAGCGACCAATTAACCGTTGGATTTCTTGGGTTCGACCACTTTGCTTACCCTTCACTGCTTCTCGATTCATTCGAGAATGGGTTGAACGAGGAAGCATGCCATATTCAGCCGTAACCCAACCCGAACCTGTATCTTTTAAAAAAGGTGGAACTCCCGAGGATAAACTAGCTGTACAAATTACTTTCGTCTTACCACATTGAATAAGGACTGCTCCTTCAGCATATTGAGTAAAGTTGCGCGTAATGGTCACATTACGTAGTTGGTGATTATCTCGACCTGAAGGGCGCATACGTTGACACTCCATAAAAAAGGATTTAATTATATGCCTGACCTGAAGCTTGTAAAGTCAGGCTTTCACCCTTATATAGCAGTTATTCATTTGATGGTTTTTTCTTTCGTCACAGGAGTTTTATTTTGAACAATTTACACGGTACCACAATTATTTCTGTCCGCCGTAATGGTGTTGTGGTTGTCGGCGGCGATGGACAAGTTACGCTTGGCCACACCGTGATGAAATCAAATGCTAGGAAAGTACGTCGACTCTATAATAATAAAATTTTAGCAGGTTTTGCAGGCGGGACCGCAGATGCATTTACGTTATTTGAACGTTTTGAGGCGAAGCTTGAAACGCACCAGGGTAACCTCGTGCGCTCGGCTGTAGAATTAGCCAAAGATTGGCGAACGGATAGGATGTTGAGACGTCTGGAAGCGATGTTAGTCGTTGCTGATGCCAAAGCATCATTAATCATAACGGGTAATGGTGACGTCATTGAGCCAGAAAATTCACTTATTGCAATTGGTTCGGGCGGACCCTATGCAAAATCTGCGGCTTTAGCGCTGATAGAAAATACAGATTTAGATGCTCGATCGATCACTGAAAAGTCACTGACTATTGCTGCAGAAGTCTGCATTTATACCAACCTCAATTTTACAATCGAAGCTTTGGATGCATCCACAAACAAATAACAAAAGATGAGTAAATAATAATGGCTACGATGATTCCAACTACACCAACCCCTGGTGATATTGTTATTGAATTAGATAAACATATTATTGGTCAAGCTGATGCAAAACGTGCTGTGGCTGTTGCTCTGCGTAATCGCTGGCGCCGTATGCAATTATCATCACCTTTACGGGATGAAATCATGCCTAAAAATATTTTAATGATTGGCCCTACAGGCGTCGGTAAAACAGAAATTGCCCGACGTTTAGCAAAGTTAGCCGATGCCCCTTTTATTAAAGTTGAAGCAACTAAATTTACCGAAGTAGGTTATGTGGGGCGAGATGTTGAATCCATAATCCGCGATTTGGTTGATATGGCTATTAAAATGATCCGCGAAAAAGAAATGGCTAAGGTCCGCGCTTTAGCGGAGGAAGCTGCAGAAGATCGTATTTTAAATGCTTTGCTTCCGCCACCTCGCGGTAGTTTTGTGGGTGAGCCGCATGATCCTTTAAAAGAAGATTCTTCAACGCGATCTCTTTTTCGTCAAAAGTTACGTGATGGATTGCTGGATGATAAAGAAATTGAATTAGAACTTTCAATGACGCCTTTTGGCGTTGAAATCATGTCGCCACCCGGCATGGAGGAAATGACGAGTCAATTACAAAGCATGTTTCAAAATTTAGGTTCTGAACGAAAAAAATTACGTAAGTTAAAAGTTGCTGATGCAAGAAAACATTTGCGCGAAGAAGAGGCAACCAAACTTGTCGATGATGACGAAATTAAAGCCCATGCTATTGAGAGTGTTGAACAAAGTGGCATCGTCTTTATTGATGAAATCGATAAAATTGCAAAACGATCAGAATATGCAGGTGCCGATGTTTCACGCGAAGGCGTGCAGCGCGATTTATTACCCCTTATTGAAGGCTCAACCATCTCAACCAAATATGGCATGGTGCGCACCGATCATATTTTATTTATAGCCTCCGGTGCTTTTCATTTTGCTAAACCTTCGGATTTAATTCCTGAGCTGCAAGGTCGCTTACCCATCCGGGTTGAATTAAAATCCTTAAGTACAGATGATTTTGTTCGTATTTTAACTGAACCTGAAGCGTCACTTACCGAGCAATATACTGCTCTATTGGGGACGGAAGGTGTGAAAATTAATTTCACCCTTGACGGTGTTAGACGAATCGCAGAAATTGCTTGGCAAGTGAATGAGCGCTTAGAAAATATTGGTGCACGTCGGTTACATACCGTGCTTGAACGTTTGTTAGAAGAAATTTCTTATCATGCTTCTGATATGAAGGATCAAGAAATAAATATCGACGCACTCTATGTGGATGGTCGGTTACATGATCTTATTCAGGATGAAGATTTAACGAGTTATATTCTATAAATTTTATGGGTGTTAAGGACAGGTTATGGACCAAAATGCAGGCAAAAAAGCCGCAGCCTACGCGGCTTTAGAATGGGTCAAAGAAGACACCGTAGTTGGCGTTGGCACGGGAAGTACCGTTGATTTTTTTATCGAAGCCTTGAAGACGATAAAGCATAAAATTGAAGGTGCTGTTGCAAGTTCAATTGCGACTGCCAATAAGCTTAAAGCTGCTCATATTCCTTTGTATGATTTAAACGCTTTGGATGAGCTATTTCTTTATGTCGATGGTGCCGATGAAGTGAATAGCGCGAAACAAATGATTAAGGGCGGCGGTGGCGCAATGACCCGGGAAAAAATTATTGCCACGTGTGCCAAACAATTTATTTGCATTGCTGATGTGAGTAAAAAAGTTGAAATGCTTGGTCAATTCCCTATTGCAGTAGAAGTCCTGGCCGTGGCAAGAAGTTATGTTGCAAGGCAACTCGTCAAACTGGGCGGAGACCCTGTTTATCGTGAAGGCTTTGTAACTGATAATGGCAATATCATTTTAGATCTCTATAATCTGAAATTGCTTAATCCTAAGCAAGTCGAAATAAATATTAAAGAGATAGTTGGTGTAGTTGAAAGTGGTGTATTTGCACGACGAGTGGCAGACATCGTGTTGCTTGGAAGCGCAGAAGGTGTGGTGAAATTTTAATTAATAAGAGGAAAGGCACAATGCGGGAAATAAAAATTATTACTTTAGGGATTTTAGCTATTTTAACTTTATCGTCTTCTATTTATGCAAGTAATCTTCGCGGTCAAGCAGGTGATTTAGCGCAAGGTCAACAATACTATATTGATAAAGATAATGGCATTGCTTCTTATTTTAGAACGGGTAAATCTGGGAAGGTAAGCTTCTATTGCAATTTTTCTAGCAATGGTGCCAAAGCATTACTTTATCCTGGAAAAAATTTCGTAGGTAACATGACAGGTTTACTAAGGGATGGTTACAACGGTCCTTATACTTGGAGCTTACGCAATCTTCATAATGAAGAAGGCAATGTAAAAGTACGATTGCTAACCGGTAGTCATGCGGTAGTGGCGTGCAAGGAAGTTAATTAAAACCTGCTTTAAAACTCGGTTTGGATTGCAAGTTGTTCATCGATATGCGTTCGTAACATGATGACAACTTGCAAGCTAAGCGCAGGAAATCTCAGTTTTGATGAAATCTCATTCAACAGCTCACTAAATAAATAAACCGCGTCTTCCATACCGACACGTGACACCCTTTGTCCTCTACGTTACCATGTTGGAGTATGAAAGAAGTGGATGATTTATGCGTAAATTTATAATTGCTCCATCTCTACTGTCCGCAGATTTTGCTAAATTGGGTGAAGAGGCCAATGCGGTTCTTGCCGCAGGGGCAGATATGTTGCATTTGGATGTAATGGATAATCATTATGTCCCGAACTTGACAGTCGGGCCTTTGGTTTGTGAGGCATTGCGTAAATTTGGGATAACAGCGCCCATTGACGTGCATTTGATGACGAATCCTGTAGATTGCCTCATCACTGATTTTGCAGCAGCGGGTGCATCGCAAATTACTTTTCATCCTGATTGTTCTTACCATGTTGATCGTAGTCTCACGCTCATTCAAAGACATGGTTTAAAGGCTGGTCTTGCATTAAATCCAGCGACGTCATTAGAGTGTCTTGACTACGTTTTAGATAAAATAGATTTGATATTGATAATGTCTGTTAATCCTGGGTTTGGTGGACAACGTTTTATCCCCATTATCTACGATAAAATCAAAAAATTAAGAGCCAAAATTGATGCAGTAGGAAGAGAAATTACACTTGCAGTCGATGGAGGGGTCACGGTTGAAAACATTGCATCGATCGGAGAAGCAGGTGCTGAAATGTTTATTGCAGGTTCTGCAATTTTTAATCAACCCAATTATCAAGAAGTTATTACCGCCATGCGTCAACAATTAGAGTCCTTAAGCTGATGAAAAAACCTAATGCTCACCTCGGCATGCGCCACATTGCACTCAACGTAATCAATATCACAGCATGCAAATATTTTTATGTTGAATTGTTGCATATGACTTTAGCTTGGCAACCTGATGCTGAGAATGTTTACCTCACTTCAGGCACAGATAATTTAGCTCTCCACACTTTGAAAGATGCAGATCATTTTAATCAACCCCAACATTTAGACCACTTGGGTTTTTTTCTAAAAACCAGAGAGGATGTGGATCAATGGTATGACTATTTGCGTGCGCACGATGTAGAAATGAAAGCAGCGCCGAAGGATCACCGTGATGGTACGCGTAGTTTTTATTGTGCAGATCCTGAAGGGAACATTGTTCAAATGATTTATTATCCATTACCAGGTTAAGCATGTCTAAGCAATGTATCCATTTTTTAATTAGTGGCAAAGTCCAAGGCGTTTGGTTCCGTGCTTCGACCCAGAGTGAAGCGAGAAAATTAAATTTAACGGGTTGGGTTAAAAATACGGAAGATGGGAAAGTTGAAATTGTAGCTTGTGGCGAAGAAAGCCAAATCACCCAATTGCACACTTGGTTAAAGCGCGGACCGCCGCAAGCGCAAGTCGAAGAAGTTTTAAGAGAGAAATGGCATGCTGAGCAACACGCTCATTTTGAAGTCAGATGAAGGGGAGCGAACCTTGGTTATGTCTTATGCGCCCCCAGGCTCATTTGAAGATTTCAGTCTATTCAATTTCAATCATTTCAAAATCATCTTTAGTGGCGCCACATTCTGGACATTGCCAAGCAGGTGGAACATCTTCCCATTTCGTTCCTGGAGCAATACCATCTTGAGGCCAACCTTTGGATTCGTCGTAAATATATCCACACAATAAACACATAAAACGTTTATAAGTCATTATTTTTCTCGCAATTCTAATAAGCGGTCTATTATAATGTCACCCGCATTAATTTTTAACTTATTTTTCTAAGTAGACGAAAAAAAATGCTTTTATGCGCTGATGCGCACACGAGGAGCGCTGAATGAATAATTCTAAATTATTATTTGCAGAAGCAAAAAAGTATTTGCCTGGAGGGGTCAATTCCCCGGTTCGTTCTTTCTACGGCGTCACAGGCGATCCTATTTTTTTTAAAAGCGGTAAGGGTGCCTATTTAACCGATGCTGATGGTCGCCAATTTTTAGATTATGTCTGCTCTTGGGGACCGCTTATCCTCGGTCATGCTCATCCCCATGTCATTGCAAAAGTGTCAGAAACACTACAGCAGGGCTTAGGCTTTGGTGCCTCAACTGAAATTGAAGTTAAGCTTGCCAAAAAAGTTTGTGAGTTGATGCCGACGATTGAAATGGTACGTTTCGTAAGTTCCGGTACAGAAGCTGCGATGACGGCGATTCGAGTGGCGCGCGGATTTACTAAACGAAATAAAATTATTAAATTTGCTGGTTGCTATCACGGCCATGCTGATTCCCTTTTGGTTTCTGCGGGTTCAGGAGCATTAACCTTAGGAATTCCAAGTTCTGCAGGCATTCCTGATGCTGTTGCCCAGGAGACTTTAGTTGCAGAATTTAATCGATTGGATGAAGTGAAAGCTTTATTTGCACGGTATGGCAATGAAATTGCCGCCGTCATCCTCGAGCCAGTCGCGGCTAATATGAATTTGATTTTACCCAATGATGGTTTTTTAGCCGGCTTGCGTCAACTGTGTGATGAATACAAGAGCTTACTCATTTATGACGAAGTGATTACAGGTTTTCGTATCGCAAAAGGTGGTGCAACCGCTCACTACGGCGTTCAACCCGATTTGATCGTGTTAGGAAAAATTGTTGGCGGCGGTTTACCTGCTGCGGCATTCGGTGGCAAAGCAGAGATTATGCGCACCCTTGCTCCCTTAGGTCCAGTTTATCAAGCGGGCACTTTATCAGGTAATCCTTTGGCCATGGCGGCAGGGCTCGCGACCCTTGAATTACTTGAAATGCCCGAATTTTATGATGATTTAAGTGCAAAATCGCGCACCCTTACCGAAGGTCTGGAAAGAACCGCAAAGCGCGCAGGCGTAGCCCTACAAACGCGTCACATTGGCGGTGCTTTTGGCTTGTTTTTCACTGAATCTGCAACCATTGAGTCAGAAGGTGATGTAAAACGTTGTGACTTACAACTGTTTAAACGCTTTTTTCATGGCATGTTGAGCGAAGGAATTTATTTTGCGCCCTCGGCATTTGAAATTGGATTTATCTCTGCAAGTCACACTGAAGAAGACATTCAACGCACAATCCACATCGCAAGTAAAGTATTCACCGATCTTGCTACGAAACAATTCGATTTTCCTCTTAATGGTGGGGTGTAAAGGTCTAACCGCGTTAGCTCTTAAGAATTTCTTAACATTCCTATGTTAGCTTCAAAAAATATCCACGTTTCTTCTTAATTAGAAAAAAAAACAAAAAGGAGTACGCCTGTGTTTGGAGTTGGACAGTGGTTAGTCGCTAAAATATCTTCCGTAAAATCCTATACTGCAACAACCGCCGCCGGTGTAGTGGATTATGCAACATCGACAACACAGCAAGCCGCAACGTACGTGTCTAACACCACGAAACAGACAGCGGAATATGTTGGAACAACAAGTTCTAACGCAGTGCACTATGTGGCGCACTCTGCGAGTGATGCTGTTAATTATGTTACAGAGTGTGCAAGCCTCGCTGCCAATTATGTTGTCGTCACCGCACTTGATGCTGCAGTCACTGCAACGGATTATGCAAGCCTTGCACCAAAGTATGCACCGTTTATTAAACGTTACGTAATTAAAACTGTTCCAGCGATTAAAGCTTCACAACATTTTGTTTTAAGTCATTTTGATGTCAAAGAATATTGGCATGGATTTTCTAAATTCGTTGATCCAAAAATTATTCATAAAATTGCTCTTGCCCCTCAAACTAAAAAAGTTTTAAACGCTTCTTTTCGTGCAAATATTTTATATTTTATGGGA
This genomic interval carries:
- the xth gene encoding exodeoxyribonuclease III; amino-acid sequence: MFRVVTLNLNGIRAAARKGCFKWLASTQADVICVQELKAVEADMLAEFQLEGYESYFHYATKKGYSGVGIYTRHKPLEVVYGLGFDHADTEGRYVAINLGKLWVASLYMPSGTSGFERQAVKFKFLEQYASHLGSLLTAKAEYIICGDWNIAHQKIDLKNWRGNQKHSGFLPEERAWLDTLFGEIGFVDAFRLVNDLPEQYTWWSNRGQAWDKNVGWRIDYQIITPGLKDKVRSAAIYKDERFSDHAPLLMDYDILI
- the rph gene encoding ribonuclease PH, whose amino-acid sequence is MRPSGRDNHQLRNVTITRNFTQYAEGAVLIQCGKTKVICTASLSSGVPPFLKDTGSGWVTAEYGMLPRSTHSRMNREAVKGKQSGRTQEIQRLIGRSLRAAVNLQAMGEHTIAIDCDVIQADGGTRTAAITGGCVALYDALLVLVQEKNLVASPFKQFVAAISAGIYQGELVLDLDYAEDSNAETDMNVVMTEHQGIIEIQGTAEKNTFTRKELDQLLNLAGDGIQSLVQIQKENARKV
- the hslV gene encoding ATP-dependent protease subunit HslV, coding for MNNLHGTTIISVRRNGVVVVGGDGQVTLGHTVMKSNARKVRRLYNNKILAGFAGGTADAFTLFERFEAKLETHQGNLVRSAVELAKDWRTDRMLRRLEAMLVVADAKASLIITGNGDVIEPENSLIAIGSGGPYAKSAALALIENTDLDARSITEKSLTIAAEVCIYTNLNFTIEALDASTNK
- the hslU gene encoding ATP-dependent protease ATPase subunit HslU, which produces MIPTTPTPGDIVIELDKHIIGQADAKRAVAVALRNRWRRMQLSSPLRDEIMPKNILMIGPTGVGKTEIARRLAKLADAPFIKVEATKFTEVGYVGRDVESIIRDLVDMAIKMIREKEMAKVRALAEEAAEDRILNALLPPPRGSFVGEPHDPLKEDSSTRSLFRQKLRDGLLDDKEIELELSMTPFGVEIMSPPGMEEMTSQLQSMFQNLGSERKKLRKLKVADARKHLREEEATKLVDDDEIKAHAIESVEQSGIVFIDEIDKIAKRSEYAGADVSREGVQRDLLPLIEGSTISTKYGMVRTDHILFIASGAFHFAKPSDLIPELQGRLPIRVELKSLSTDDFVRILTEPEASLTEQYTALLGTEGVKINFTLDGVRRIAEIAWQVNERLENIGARRLHTVLERLLEEISYHASDMKDQEINIDALYVDGRLHDLIQDEDLTSYIL
- the rpiA gene encoding ribose-5-phosphate isomerase RpiA — translated: MDQNAGKKAAAYAALEWVKEDTVVGVGTGSTVDFFIEALKTIKHKIEGAVASSIATANKLKAAHIPLYDLNALDELFLYVDGADEVNSAKQMIKGGGGAMTREKIIATCAKQFICIADVSKKVEMLGQFPIAVEVLAVARSYVARQLVKLGGDPVYREGFVTDNGNIILDLYNLKLLNPKQVEINIKEIVGVVESGVFARRVADIVLLGSAEGVVKF
- the rpe gene encoding ribulose-phosphate 3-epimerase is translated as MRKFIIAPSLLSADFAKLGEEANAVLAAGADMLHLDVMDNHYVPNLTVGPLVCEALRKFGITAPIDVHLMTNPVDCLITDFAAAGASQITFHPDCSYHVDRSLTLIQRHGLKAGLALNPATSLECLDYVLDKIDLILIMSVNPGFGGQRFIPIIYDKIKKLRAKIDAVGREITLAVDGGVTVENIASIGEAGAEMFIAGSAIFNQPNYQEVITAMRQQLESLS
- a CDS encoding VOC family protein, which encodes MKKPNAHLGMRHIALNVINITACKYFYVELLHMTLAWQPDAENVYLTSGTDNLALHTLKDADHFNQPQHLDHLGFFLKTREDVDQWYDYLRAHDVEMKAAPKDHRDGTRSFYCADPEGNIVQMIYYPLPG
- a CDS encoding acylphosphatase, encoding MSKQCIHFLISGKVQGVWFRASTQSEARKLNLTGWVKNTEDGKVEIVACGEESQITQLHTWLKRGPPQAQVEEVLREKWHAEQHAHFEVR
- a CDS encoding rubredoxin, with amino-acid sequence MMTYKRFMCLLCGYIYDESKGWPQDGIAPGTKWEDVPPAWQCPECGATKDDFEMIEIE
- the hemL gene encoding glutamate-1-semialdehyde 2,1-aminomutase, whose amino-acid sequence is MNNSKLLFAEAKKYLPGGVNSPVRSFYGVTGDPIFFKSGKGAYLTDADGRQFLDYVCSWGPLILGHAHPHVIAKVSETLQQGLGFGASTEIEVKLAKKVCELMPTIEMVRFVSSGTEAAMTAIRVARGFTKRNKIIKFAGCYHGHADSLLVSAGSGALTLGIPSSAGIPDAVAQETLVAEFNRLDEVKALFARYGNEIAAVILEPVAANMNLILPNDGFLAGLRQLCDEYKSLLIYDEVITGFRIAKGGATAHYGVQPDLIVLGKIVGGGLPAAAFGGKAEIMRTLAPLGPVYQAGTLSGNPLAMAAGLATLELLEMPEFYDDLSAKSRTLTEGLERTAKRAGVALQTRHIGGAFGLFFTESATIESEGDVKRCDLQLFKRFFHGMLSEGIYFAPSAFEIGFISASHTEEDIQRTIHIASKVFTDLATKQFDFPLNGGV